CACCGTGAAGGCCACGACGGTGAGGCGCGCTTCCCCGGGAAAGACGTGGAGCAAAAGGGAGCCCTGGGAACCCAAGAACGCCAGGGTCACGCCGCCGTCCTCGACGCGGTGGCGGCGCAGGCCCCCGCCCAGGGGCCAGGCGTCCGCCAGCGCCTGGGCGCGCGCCTCGACTTCCATGCTTTCGAGGGCCAGATGGCGGGCGTCGATCGTGATCCGGGTGCCGTAGGCCAGCTGCTGCAAGGCGGATCCCTCCTGGGGTCACCTTACCATTCCGGGCCCGGTGCTAGGCTGCCGGCAGGGGGCTTTCGCCCCTTGGATGGCGCGTGCCCGCGGGCGTTAAATGGATGAGACGGCTGCGTGCGGTGCTAAACTTATGGGCGTAAAAGGAGGCGATATGTACCGCGGAAGAGAAGGGCAATGGGCTTTTTACCTCCACCGGATCACCGGGGTCGCGATCCTGCTCTACCTGCTGGTTCACGTAGGCGAGCTCACGGCCGCGATGTTCGGTGCCAAGTACTCCAACGCGATCCTCGAGTTCTTTCACCAGCCCCTGTTCCAGCTCGGTCTGCTCGGCGTGATCGGAGCGGTGCTCTACCACGCCCTCAA
This genomic stretch from Oceanithermus profundus DSM 14977 harbors:
- the sdhC gene encoding succinate dehydrogenase, cytochrome b556 subunit; translation: MYRGREGQWAFYLHRITGVAILLYLLVHVGELTAAMFGAKYSNAILEFFHQPLFQLGLLGVIGAVLYHALNGLRILIMDFTSWGTRMQQKLWYGVLVLFALLYIPTMIKILPEIFGGGGH